The Parambassis ranga chromosome 14, fParRan2.1, whole genome shotgun sequence genome includes a window with the following:
- the LOC114446123 gene encoding uncharacterized protein LOC114446123 isoform X1, whose amino-acid sequence MIPMGRGLCLPSPATVHQLFSVARDASIIPDISLDPVLTTFLSLDSSAALQHRYGFLQRGMSREQQAAFRQSLIGELGGSRVTYGGVGVIALALSMLFDQVAQHVRVQGSSTEGHLSTQGPQAMMIFGISTSSRIGQLINSYLRLIPGIANNQETMAETMELYDSLLKLELLDHYERMINKKRMSSVSMQQWLAGAAFHLHLRLHQVRLNSVPLGSAKSLRFSYKTGLNHLIQGYAAYLRRNIQETAAPGPHHTAINAASGPKETSATNTTCSSSVLFNISLVSPSVSADIFNDSTTPNSTAGSCKTHGSTEDVGLNEDRKGNNDTTVGMINKNTLNISAGHSRKEEEHMLVIEPWRNVSHNVQHHPCESSAIQQALVTRIINAQDLERNRNFFIYREKAFQNLLRQREDFELRSN is encoded by the exons ATGATCCCGATGGGCCGCGGTTTGTGTCTTCCTTCTCCAGCCACCgtccaccagctgttctctgtggcaCGAGATGCCAGCATCATCCCTGATATCTCCTTGGATCCCGTCCTCACAACCTTCCTGTCACTGGActcctcagcagcactgcagcatcgATATGGTTTCCTGCAGCGGGGtatgagcagagagcagcaagcGGCGTTCAGACAGAGCCTGATCGGAGAGCTGGGGGGCAGCAGGGTCACCTATGGAGGAGTAGGGGTCATTGCTCTGGCTCTGTCCATGCTTTTTGACCAGGTTGCCCAACAT GTCCGAGTGCAAGGATCATCCACAGAGGGCCATCTATCAACGCAGGGACCCCAGGCCATGATGATTTTTGGCATCAGTACCTCTTCAAGAATTGGCCAGCTAATTAACAGCTACCTCCGCCTCATTCCTGGCATCGCCAACAACCAGGAGACAATGGCCGAAACCATGGAGCTCTACGACAGTTTGCTGAAACTTGAACTGCTTGATCATTATGAGAGGATGATTAACAAGAAGAGAATGAGCTCAGTGTCCATGCAGCAGTGGTTGGCAGGAGCAGCTTTTCACCTGCACCTGAGACTGCACCAG GTCCGTCTGAACTCTGTGCCTTTGGGATCTGCTAAATCACTGCGTTTTTCTTATAAGACAGGACTGAATCACCTGATTCAGGGCTACGCAGCTTATCTGCGCAGAAACATCcaggagactgcagctccaGGCCCACATCACACTGCAATCAATGCAGCCAGTGGTCCAAAAGAAACCAGTGCAACCAATACAACATGCTCCAGCAGTGTCCTTTTTAATATCAGTTTGGTCAGTCCAAGTGTCTCGGCTGATATATTCAATGACTCTACCACACCCAATTCAACTGCTGGAAGCTGTAAAACTCATGGCTCCACAGAGGACGTTGGACTCAACGAAGACAGGAAGGGAAACAATGACACCACTGTAGgtatgataaataaaaacacactcaatatTTCTGCTGggcacagcaggaaggaggaagaacacATGTTAGTCATCGAGCCTTGGAGAAACGTCAGTCACAACGTGCAGCACCATCCCTGTGAGTCTTCGGCCATTCAGCAAGCTCTGGTGACCCGCATTATCAACGCTCAGGACCTGGAGCGGAACAGAAACTTTTTCATTTACCGAGAGAAAGCCTTCCAGAACCtcctcagacagagggaggacttTGAGCTGAGGTCAAATTAG
- the LOC114446123 gene encoding uncharacterized protein LOC114446123 isoform X2 codes for MIPMGRGLCLPSPATVHQLFSVARDASIIPDISLDPVLTTFLSLDSSAALQHRYGFLQRGMSREQQAAFRQSLIGELGGSRVTYGGVGVIALALSMLFDQVRVQGSSTEGHLSTQGPQAMMIFGISTSSRIGQLINSYLRLIPGIANNQETMAETMELYDSLLKLELLDHYERMINKKRMSSVSMQQWLAGAAFHLHLRLHQVRLNSVPLGSAKSLRFSYKTGLNHLIQGYAAYLRRNIQETAAPGPHHTAINAASGPKETSATNTTCSSSVLFNISLVSPSVSADIFNDSTTPNSTAGSCKTHGSTEDVGLNEDRKGNNDTTVGMINKNTLNISAGHSRKEEEHMLVIEPWRNVSHNVQHHPCESSAIQQALVTRIINAQDLERNRNFFIYREKAFQNLLRQREDFELRSN; via the exons ATGATCCCGATGGGCCGCGGTTTGTGTCTTCCTTCTCCAGCCACCgtccaccagctgttctctgtggcaCGAGATGCCAGCATCATCCCTGATATCTCCTTGGATCCCGTCCTCACAACCTTCCTGTCACTGGActcctcagcagcactgcagcatcgATATGGTTTCCTGCAGCGGGGtatgagcagagagcagcaagcGGCGTTCAGACAGAGCCTGATCGGAGAGCTGGGGGGCAGCAGGGTCACCTATGGAGGAGTAGGGGTCATTGCTCTGGCTCTGTCCATGCTTTTTGACCAG GTCCGAGTGCAAGGATCATCCACAGAGGGCCATCTATCAACGCAGGGACCCCAGGCCATGATGATTTTTGGCATCAGTACCTCTTCAAGAATTGGCCAGCTAATTAACAGCTACCTCCGCCTCATTCCTGGCATCGCCAACAACCAGGAGACAATGGCCGAAACCATGGAGCTCTACGACAGTTTGCTGAAACTTGAACTGCTTGATCATTATGAGAGGATGATTAACAAGAAGAGAATGAGCTCAGTGTCCATGCAGCAGTGGTTGGCAGGAGCAGCTTTTCACCTGCACCTGAGACTGCACCAG GTCCGTCTGAACTCTGTGCCTTTGGGATCTGCTAAATCACTGCGTTTTTCTTATAAGACAGGACTGAATCACCTGATTCAGGGCTACGCAGCTTATCTGCGCAGAAACATCcaggagactgcagctccaGGCCCACATCACACTGCAATCAATGCAGCCAGTGGTCCAAAAGAAACCAGTGCAACCAATACAACATGCTCCAGCAGTGTCCTTTTTAATATCAGTTTGGTCAGTCCAAGTGTCTCGGCTGATATATTCAATGACTCTACCACACCCAATTCAACTGCTGGAAGCTGTAAAACTCATGGCTCCACAGAGGACGTTGGACTCAACGAAGACAGGAAGGGAAACAATGACACCACTGTAGgtatgataaataaaaacacactcaatatTTCTGCTGggcacagcaggaaggaggaagaacacATGTTAGTCATCGAGCCTTGGAGAAACGTCAGTCACAACGTGCAGCACCATCCCTGTGAGTCTTCGGCCATTCAGCAAGCTCTGGTGACCCGCATTATCAACGCTCAGGACCTGGAGCGGAACAGAAACTTTTTCATTTACCGAGAGAAAGCCTTCCAGAACCtcctcagacagagggaggacttTGAGCTGAGGTCAAATTAG